Sequence from the Ferroacidibacillus organovorans genome:
AGACGGCATGGGGGGGCAGCGGGCAGGAGAGGTTGCAAGCGCGCTTGCTATTGACATGATGTGGGAATACTTATCCAGACCAGAAGTGTTTACAGATCCAGCGTCTCAATTGCAATGGACGATTAAGCGTGCGAATGACGCAATTTATGAAAAGTCGCGCGAGGTGATCGAATATGCGGGAATGGGGACGACGGTGGTGGCGACTTATGCCACGCCAGAGACAGTACATTATGCGCATGTGGGTGACAGTCGGATCTACATGTTTTCAAAAACGTATGGGTTGCGCCGTTTGACAGAGGATCACTCTTTGGTTCATGAACTTGTCAGACGGGGTCAGGTGACGGCAGAGGAGGCTTTTTCCCATCCTCAGAGGCACTTGCTGACGCGCGCACTCGGGACGCTGCCAACGGTTGAAGCGGAGTGTGCCTCGACGCAGTGGCATGAAGGAGATTTGCTGCTCATGTGCAGCGACGGCTTGACGACGTGCATGTTGGACCGGGAGATCGAGGCATGTTTTCATACGGATGTCCCGCTTCATAAACAGGTTGACGATCTCGTTGAGATTTCGCTCTCGCGAGGCGCGCCTGACAACATTACGGTAATCGCCCTTTTGCATGACGGTGAGCCGGTGTGGAGGGATAGCCGTTCATGATTGGCAAGATTTTGGGTGACCGCTATCAGATCATCGAACGCATTGGCGGCGGAGGCATGGCGATTGTCTATCGGGGTCTTGATGTTTTGCTGCACAGGCCGGTCTCTGTCAAGACGCTTCGTCCAGAGTTTGTCGGTGACGCGGAGTTTGTGAGGCGCTTTAAGCGCGAAGCGCAGGCTGCCGCCAGCCTTTCCCATCCGAACATTGTTAATATTTACGATGTCGGTCAGGATTTGGACTCGCACTACATCGTCATGGAATACGTCGAGGGCAAAACGCTCAAGCAGTTGATTGAGGAGCGAGCGCCGCTTCCAGTCGATGAGGCGGTTGGGATCGCGCGACAAATCTGTGATGCTCTGGCACATGCGCATGAACATCATATCGTTCATAGAGATGTTAAACCACATAATATTCTCATCAGCACGACAGGGCGCGTCAAGGTGACGGATTTTGGCATTGCCCGCGCCATTTCAACAAATACGATTACGCATTACAGTTCGTCTGTCCTCGGGTCTGTTCACTATTTTTCACCCGAACAGGCGCGCGGGGCAACAGCTGATGTAAAATCGGACGTCTATTCACTCGGAATTGTGCTGTATGAAATGCTCACGGGTCAATTGCCGTTTTCAGGTGAAACGCCAATCAGCGTTGCGCTGAAGCACCTCCAAGAGAATTTTGTTGAACCGCGCCATCTTTCTCCGCGCATCCCGCAGAGTATTGAGAACATCGTGCTAAAGGCGTTGATGAAAGATCCAGAACAGCGGTATCCTTCAGTGCGCCAGATGGCGGATGACCTGGAGCGCGGGCTTCTCTTGCCGGATGTGCCAAAGTTTGTATCTGTGGCCGCCGCCTCGAGGGAGCATGTGATGGAGATGGGCGACACCGCGCTTCCTTTCAAAGCGATTGAGAGCACTCCGTCTTCTGAAGAGGTGGATGAGAAGAAACCTTGGTGGAAAAAGGCATTGATGGTCCTCCTTTGGCTGATTCTCTTTGGCGGTCTCACCTTGGTTGCCGTGCTTCTTGCACTTTGGCTTTTTTCGAGCGTCCTGCGTGTGAATACGATCGCTCTTCCGCGCGTTGTCGGCCTTTCGTATACGGAAGCGCGAACCACGCTTTTGAATAAGGGGTTTCAGGCAACGAAGATCCTGGAAAGCTTTGATACAAATTCTACTTCGACCGTAAAAATCGGACAGGTGGAAAGCCAGAGTCCTGCGCCTGGCAACATCCCGGCGAATTCAGACATTCATCTCGTGATTAAAGAGGGCAGTGCGCAAATCACGATGCCCTCACTGAGCGGCTTGCTTCAAAGCATCGCTCAAAGCCAACTGGTCGATCTCGGCGTTCCTGCGGGGCACATCACCGTGCTTGAACAGTCAAGCGCCAGCGTGCCGATTAATCAGGTCATTTCAACGACCCCGGCATCGGGAACGGCGATGAATGCGAACACGACACAGGTGACGCTTGTCGTCAGCGCGGGAACCCAGTCTGCGGCGGTGCCTGATGTGGTAAACAAGTCGCTTAGCGCCGCCACGGCTGCGCTTAAAGCGGACGGGTTCACACTGGGGCAAGTAACGACGACCAGCTCGTTTTCTGTTCCTCAAAATGAAGTGATCAGTCAGACGCCGGCGCCGGGCCAGCAGGCTTCTGCGGGATCAACAGTCGCGCTGGTGGTAAGTTCGGGCGCGCCTCGGGGACATCCTCGTCAACGTATCCGGTAACGGTCACACTGACGCCGGGAACGCCACTGCCTGTTGATGTGAAAATTGTGGTGATTGATGCGACAGGCACGAGCACTGCGGTGACGGCCTCACAAAATTCTCCGTCATCAACCTATCAAGTACATGTTGTGACGACGCCGAGCCAACCGGCAGAAGTGGATGTCTATGAGAACGGTCAACTGGTTTCGAGTCAGTCAGTCTCGGCCAATTCGGGGACTGGGACTGGGACTGGGACTGGGACATCCGGCTAAGCGCAGGTTTTGTTGTCTGAAAAGAGAGTGGGTGTGCGAATTCGGATGAGGGGAAAAATTGTTCGTGCGGTATCCGGATTCTACTATGTTCAAACAGACGCCGGCACCACGCTACAATGTCGCGCGCGGGGGATTTTTAAAAAGCGGGGCATCAAACCACTTGTTGGTGATCAGGTGGATGTCGAGGCGCAGGGCACACAAGAAGGTGTGATTGTTGAGATCGCACCCCGCGTCAACAAGCTTGAGAGGCCATCCATCGCAAACGTCGACCAGGTTTTCGTGGTGCTTTCGCTCCTCGAACCGGAACTCTCTCTTTATCAACTTGATAAGATGATCGCGATGGTCGAAGAACAAAATCTTCCGCTACTTTTGGTTTTGACGAAGGCAGAACTCCCAGGCGCGATCGAAGTGTTTCAGCGAATTGAGCCGATCTATCGAGCGATGCAGTATGAGTTGATCGCGCTATCGCTGCGCGCGGGAATTGGCAATGACACGTTGGCCGCCCGTCTCAAGAACAAGACGACAGTCCTCGCTGGGCTTTCAGGCGTTGGCAAATCGACGATCCTGCGGTTTGCAGTGCCTGGCGCTGATGTGGCGGTCGGATCGATCAGCGAGAAGGGACTGCGGGGAAAACACACGACGACGTTTGTAGAGCTCTATCAGACGGAGGACGGCTTTATCGCGGATTCTCCGGGTTTTTCTCAATATTCGTTTGAGGCGCTTGAGCCAGAACAAATCCAGTACCTGTTCAGGGACATTAAGGCTGAGGCGGATCAATGTGTGTTTCGCGGCTGCCTCCATGAAACTGAAGACGGCTGCGCGGTGCGCCGCGCACGCGATGAGGGGCGCTTGGCAGCGACTCGCTACACGAGTTATCGGCAAGTCCTGCATGAAGTGAAGGATGCAAAAAACAGGAGGTATTAGGAGTGTCGACCCTTGTTGCACCATCCATTCTGTCCGCAGATTTTGCAAATCTAGGGCGCGATATCATGCGTCTGGAAGAGGCACAGGCGGATTGGATTCACATCGATGTGATGGATGGACATTTCGTTCCCAATCTGACGTTTGGTCCACCGGTGATTTCAGCCATTCGGTCGTGTACTGCACTTCCGTTTGATGTTCATCTTATGATTGAAAACCCCGAACGGGAAGTCGCTCAATACCGCGAGGCTGGCGCTGACATCCTTACAGTGCACGCGGAGGCGTGTCGGCATCTTGAGCGGACGCTGACGCAAATTCGGCAACTCGGGGCAAAAGCGGGTGTTGCGCTCAATCCGGGAACGCATGAGTCGAGTATCGAGTATGTGGGGGATGTGATTGATCTCGTGCTGCTCATGACGGTGAATCCCGGTTTTGGCGGACAGACATTTTTACCACAAGTCCTGCGTAAGATTGAGAATGTACAAAAGTGGTTAGAAAAGATCGGACGAACTGATGTGCGCATTGAGGTTGATGGCGGAATAACGGGAGAGACTGCGAAAGCGTGTGTTGCGGCTGGCGCGTCGGTGCTTGTCGCTGGTTCGGCAATCTTTCGAGCTCCCAGTTTTCATGCAGCTGTCACGGATTTGCGCGGTTTTTAACATAATCCCGAGTTACTTTACGGATGTCACGCGCTGTGGTGCAAAGGCATATCATAAGAAATGCATCAACTAGTCGCGCCTGCGGCTTATAGTGACACTGCATAGAATGGTTGTGTCTCAACTACCATGAATAAAAGGGGGGAGAACATGCGGTTTTATACGATTAAACTGCCGCGTTTTCTCGGAGGGATCGTCAAGGCATTGCTTGGCGTCAAACGATAACAAAAAAAGCACCCCGCGCGGTGCTTTTTCTTTATATAACGCACGATATGCATCAGAGCGCGCGCTGAATCTTACCGCCTTTAAGACAGCGTGTGCAGACGCGCATGCGACGAACGGTACCGTTCGTATTTACACGCACGGACTGGAGGTTCGGTAGCCAGCGTCGTTTTGTGAGAATGTGGGAGTGGCTTACTGCGTTACCCACCTGTGGGCCTTTGCCACAAACTTCGCACCTTTTGGCCATACCCCAACACCTCCTTTTCTTTTCATGATCAAAGTGTTCACTAACTAAGAAAGAATAGCATAAACAGCTCCAGTGTGCAATCTTTGGCACGTTGTGCGCGGCAGTGTTTTTGCGCGATCTTTGCAAATGGTATAGGGTGTTGTACACTGTGGAAAAGCTTGTGAGCGGAGGGATACGATGGCGACTACGATAACGTCGGAGTTCGGCAAGATTACGATTGCGGATGATGTGATTGCGACAGCGGCGGGAATGGCGGCGCTTGACTGCTATGGTCTGGCGGGAATGGCCCCACGCAGGGCGATGCGGGATGGGATCTCGACGCTTCTCAACCGCGAGAATCCTGGGCGGGGCGTGGATGTTCGCTCGACAGGGGAAGGTCTTACGGTCGATTTGTCCATTGTCGTGAGTTATGGAACCAGAATTCCCGAAGTGGCCGCCAATCTGCGTGAAAAAGTCAGCTATACCCTGCGGGAAATCTTTGGCATTGAAACGGAACGCATCAACATCAGCGTCCAAGGCGTCAAAGTGCTCGGAGATCGATAAGGAGGCTCGTGAGTGCTGCAACAGGACTATGTGGACGGCGCGCTCTTTCTTCATCTTTTGAAGGCAGGGCACGATGAACTGGAAAAAAGAAAAGATGAAGTCAACGCGTTGAATGTTTTTCCCGTTCCAGACGGGGATACAGGAACAAACATGTTTCTCACCCTGCACACGGGGCTTGAACACGTACTTCAGTGCAGTGATAAAGATGATCTGCCAAAACTCGCGCAAGCGCTCTCATCGGGGCTTCTCATGGGTGCGCGCGGAAATTCCGGCGTCATTTTATCCCAGCTGTTTCGCGGGTTTCAGTCTGTGTTTTTGGGGCGCGACCGAAGTGATGCGCGGCAACTCGCGCAGGCGCTGACGCAAGGTGTACAGATTGCGTACAAAGCGGTGTCGCGGCCTGTGGAGGGGACCATTCTTACGGTTGCGCGCGAATCGGCGCTAGGAGCGGATGTGGCGAGCCGAAAAAAAGATGCGACGCTGGTTCACGTCATGGAGGCGGCTGTAAATCGCGGGGAGCAGGCGCTTCTTCACACTCCGGATCTGCTGCCAATTTTGCGTCAGGCAGGGGTAGTCGATTCTGGCGGGCAGGGTCTCCTCTACATCTACAAAGGTTTCTTGCAGGCGCTTATGAGCGAACCGTTACTGGATCGCTCGTGGGATGATCTTGGATTTCGTCCGGCGATTGTCCGACGTTCAGAGGCGTTGCAACTGCCCGCCATTGAAGAATCGGCGCATGGAGAAGGGGAATTCGGATACTGTACAGAATTTCTCATCCGACGCAGCGATGCGGCACAGAATGTGGAAGAGCCTTTGCGAGATGCCCTTTTGCAGTTGGGGGATTCTTTGCTTGTCGTGCAGACGGACGAGTGGGTTAAGGTGCACGTTCACACGCTTCACCCAGGCGCTGCGCTTGAGGTTGGTCTTTCGTTTGGTTCGCTTAACGGGATCAAAATTGACAACATGACAGACCAGCACGCAAAGCGCGCTGGTGCTCAGATGAGCGTGTCCATCGCGCAAGAAGGTGCAGGTTCGCCGCATCGCGCGAAGCTTGCGCTTGCCGCAGTCGTATCAGGTGATGGTATTGAAGAGATCTACCGCGGGATCGGGATTCAGGCGATCATAAAGGGCGGTTTTACGATGAACCCGTCGACTGAAGAATTGCTGACGACCATCGAGCGTATTTCAGCCGATCAGATCATTCTTTTGCCGAATCACAAAAATGTGCTGATGGCGGCAGAACAAGCGTGTGCAGTCATGTCCGGGAGGATGCATGTCGTACCTGCGCTAAATATGGGCAGTGGATTGGGAGCGGCGCTCGCCTTTGACCCAGAGAGACCGCTTTTTGAAAACATAGAACGCATGACAGAGGCGGCTTTGCGCGTGCGTTTTGCCGCGATCACCGCATCTGTTCGCGATGCGAGTTATAATGGGCACGCGATTGGGGAAGGCGATTATCTGGCGTTGTATGAAGGTGAAATTGCAGGGTCCAATCCTTCGCGCAGTTCGCTCTATCGAGAAGTGCTGACGAATTTGTGCGAGGAGGGCGTCGAAATTTGCACAGTTTTTTACGCGGACGAATCGCTGCGCGAGGAGGCGTTTGGCGAGGCTGAGATACTCTTGCAGGCGTATCCAGAGGTGACATTTGAAGTTCATCGCGGCGGGCAGCCGATTTACGATTATCTCATCGCGGCAGAGTGAGGGATGTCGTGTGAATGGATCATCTTGGCAGTCACACCCCTTAACGATGATTCCCGGGGTGGGTCCGGCGCGCCGCGCGGCACTTCACCATCTCGGCATCCATTGTGTGGCTGATCTTCTTCACTATTATCCTTTGCGCTATGACGAGGATACAAAAGAACATGATTTTACGGCAGAGGCCGGCACCGTGATTGCTGTGGCGACCGTGTCGGGGGAGGCACGCGTGCGCTTCGCCCGCGGGAAATCGCTGCTTTCTCTACCCGTTGTCATTCACCAAACGCCCATGCACGCCCTCTTTTTTAATCAAACGTATCTACGCAGTCAATTTTCCGTCGGGATGACACTTCGTTTGCACGGACGCTACGATCCAGCGCGCAAAACCATCACGGTTACACGTCATGAACGCCCATCTAAACACAATGCCTTGCGCTCCATCACACCTGTCTATGCGGTGTCGTCTTCCATCTCTGTCACGACACTAAGACAGATCATGAGCGCGGCGCTTCGCTGTGTTTGGGAGCAACTGCGCGATGTTCTCCCGGGAGAGATCATCACGCATTTTCGGCTGCCTTCTTATGCTGAGGCACTACGCATGATTCATTTTCCGGATACGTTTTCGGATGTTCATCAGGCTCGGCGGCGCCTCATTTTCGAAGAGTTTTTTCGCTATCAGCTCCACTTGCAGCTTTTGCGCGATGAGATCGCAAGCGAACGCACCACTTCACTTGACGCGGATCGTTTCTATGAAGGTAGTGAGTCTTTTGTTCGCGCCCTGCCGTTTCAGTTGACAGACGGACAACGCTGTGCGATTGAAGAGTTATCACAAGAACTCATTGGCACAAGCCCGATGCGTCGATTGTTGCAAGGCGATGTCGGGTCAGGAAAAACGGCGGTCGCCTTTGCGCTTGCGGCAGGTCTTGCACGCGCAGGTTGTCAAACGGCCCTGATGGCGCCGACTGCCATTCTCGCAGAGCAGCACTATCGCGACGCGGTGCGGATGCTTCATCCCCTTGGCGTTACCGTTGCGCTAAAGACATCAGAGACGTCCGAGTCGACTGTCAGCGGGAATCCATCGAAGCGCGGCGAATGCACGGAGGATTTGATCATCGGCACGCACACCCTCGCTTCTCCCGCTCTCTCCTATCGTCATCTGCGCCTTGCCGTAATCGATGAACAACATCGTTTTGGCGTTGGAATTCGCCGCGCACTTCGCGAGAAGGGAAATGGAACGAGTGTTCTTCATTTGTCGGCAACCCCCATACCGCGCAGCCTGGCCCTCACGCTCTACGGTGATCTGGCGGTCACGACACTGCGCGAGCGTCCCAAGGACCGCTTGCCGATCAAGACCCAGCATGTCACAACAAGCGACCAGACCTCTGTTTTTCGACTTCTTCGAATCGAATTGGCGAAAGGCCATCAGGCGTATGTCGTGGCGCCACGCATTCGTCCTGATGACGTAGATGAAGAGATCAAGAGCGCCGAGAAACTTTACGAGGAGATGGTCGCAGAGCTTGGCGTTGCGCGAGTCGCGCTCGTTCACGGCCAGATGAATGACAAGGAGCGGCAACATGCCATGCGAGAATTTGTGGCTGGACGCACCCAGGTTCTCGTCGCGACATCCATGATTGAAGTAGGGGTCAGCGTTTTGAACGCGACAGTCATGATTGTATACGGCGCTGAGCGCTTTGGTCTGGCCACACTCCATCAATTGCGCGGTCGCGTCGGCCGCTCCACCTACCCATCCTACTGTATACTCGTAGCAGATCCTGCCGGAAATACGGCGAAAGCGCGAATTGAAGCACTTCTTTCCTCGCAGGATGGATTTGAACTGGCGGAGCGCGATCTGACACTGCGCGGTCCAGGAGAATTGCTTGGCGCAAGGCAATCAGGGCTGCCTTCTTTTGCAATTGGCGATCCGTTGACTGATTTGCGCATTATGGAAGTTGCGCGCGACACCGCCGAATCGGCGCTTGGCGACCGCTCGTTTTGGTTGCTCCCAAGTTATCAGTTGCTTCGTGAGTCTGTGCTGCGCGAGTTGGAATCGAAAATGGAGTGAGAAACAGCATGGCATGTATGAAATGGATGAAGGGGGATATCCTACGCGTAGGAGGCGATGGAAATGGCAGCAGGACAACATTCAAACTCGTATGTCGCAAAAGGTGTGAATCGCGCAATGGAGCAATTCAAATATGAAGTTGCGCAAGAATTGGGCATTCAAACGCCCGCCGATGGTTATTGGGGCACAATGCTGACACGCGATACGGGCGCAATTGGCGGTCATATGACACGCAAACTCGTCGCGCTCGCAGAGCAGCAGCTTGCAGGGAAACCGTTTTAGGATTGATGATTCACAATCTCTTTTGAACTGATCAAAGAAATCATGAGAGGCGCTTCAAGCCTCTCTTTTTTTTATGCTATAGTAGTGAGCGTTCTGCCCCCTTTTACGCACCCACTCATAGACTGTCATCAATGGCAAGTGAATCCGTGTGAGGAGGCGATTTGATACGGTGCGCAGAGCCTTTTTGTTAGCGTTCCTTCTGGCCCTGCCTAAGCGAACGCTGTCAGCGCTCCTTGGGCGCCTCATGAGCGTTTCGGCGAGTCGCCGCCTCATTCCTTACTTTATTCGTTTTTATCGCATAAACGTGTCAGAGATTGAAGCTGACCCGTCTGACTATACGAATCTATCCGATTTTTTTTCGCGCAGACTGGCGCTTGGCGCGCGCTCGTTTTGCGGTGATGAAAGCACAGTGCTCAGTCCGGTTGACGCACGTGTCGCATCGTGCGGTAAAATTGTAAACGATCAAGCGATACAGGTTAAAGGAAAGTGGTATTCCGTGTCTGAGCTTACAGGAATGCCTGCGGATCGCATCGAGGGCGGGGTTTATCTCACTCTCTATTTGAGTCCGCGTGACTACCACCGCATTCACGCGCCACTTCCCGGGAAAATCCTCGCCATCACACATACGGCAGGAACCCTGTATCCTGTCAACCGTTTCGGGGTAAATTCAGTGCGCAAGCTCTTTTTACGAAATGAGAGAACGGTCACCACGTGCCAATTTGCCGACTTTACCTATTATCTGGTGAGTGTGGGGGCGTTTGGCGTGGGTTCGATTCGCTTGACAGAGCCGTTTATCGCTCCTGAATACCCGCGAAAACATCGCGCGAAGACGCACACACTTTTTTGT
This genomic interval carries:
- a CDS encoding Stp1/IreP family PP2C-type Ser/Thr phosphatase, with amino-acid sequence MQFAARTHVGLVRKSNQDGYLIRMREERECIALVADGMGGQRAGEVASALAIDMMWEYLSRPEVFTDPASQLQWTIKRANDAIYEKSREVIEYAGMGTTVVATYATPETVHYAHVGDSRIYMFSKTYGLRRLTEDHSLVHELVRRGQVTAEEAFSHPQRHLLTRALGTLPTVEAECASTQWHEGDLLLMCSDGLTTCMLDREIEACFHTDVPLHKQVDDLVEISLSRGAPDNITVIALLHDGEPVWRDSRS
- the pknB gene encoding Stk1 family PASTA domain-containing Ser/Thr kinase; translated protein: MIGKILGDRYQIIERIGGGGMAIVYRGLDVLLHRPVSVKTLRPEFVGDAEFVRRFKREAQAAASLSHPNIVNIYDVGQDLDSHYIVMEYVEGKTLKQLIEERAPLPVDEAVGIARQICDALAHAHEHHIVHRDVKPHNILISTTGRVKVTDFGIARAISTNTITHYSSSVLGSVHYFSPEQARGATADVKSDVYSLGIVLYEMLTGQLPFSGETPISVALKHLQENFVEPRHLSPRIPQSIENIVLKALMKDPEQRYPSVRQMADDLERGLLLPDVPKFVSVAAASREHVMEMGDTALPFKAIESTPSSEEVDEKKPWWKKALMVLLWLILFGGLTLVAVLLALWLFSSVLRVNTIALPRVVGLSYTEARTTLLNKGFQATKILESFDTNSTSTVKIGQVESQSPAPGNIPANSDIHLVIKEGSAQITMPSLSGLLQSIAQSQLVDLGVPAGHITVLEQSSASVPINQVISTTPASGTAMNANTTQVTLVVSAGTQSAAVPDVVNKSLSAATAALKADGFTLGQVTTTSSFSVPQNEVISQTPAPGQQASAGSTVALVVSSGAPRGHPRQRIR
- the rsgA gene encoding ribosome small subunit-dependent GTPase A; translation: MRGKIVRAVSGFYYVQTDAGTTLQCRARGIFKKRGIKPLVGDQVDVEAQGTQEGVIVEIAPRVNKLERPSIANVDQVFVVLSLLEPELSLYQLDKMIAMVEEQNLPLLLVLTKAELPGAIEVFQRIEPIYRAMQYELIALSLRAGIGNDTLAARLKNKTTVLAGLSGVGKSTILRFAVPGADVAVGSISEKGLRGKHTTTFVELYQTEDGFIADSPGFSQYSFEALEPEQIQYLFRDIKAEADQCVFRGCLHETEDGCAVRRARDEGRLAATRYTSYRQVLHEVKDAKNRRY
- the rpe gene encoding ribulose-phosphate 3-epimerase — encoded protein: MSTLVAPSILSADFANLGRDIMRLEEAQADWIHIDVMDGHFVPNLTFGPPVISAIRSCTALPFDVHLMIENPEREVAQYREAGADILTVHAEACRHLERTLTQIRQLGAKAGVALNPGTHESSIEYVGDVIDLVLLMTVNPGFGGQTFLPQVLRKIENVQKWLEKIGRTDVRIEVDGGITGETAKACVAAGASVLVAGSAIFRAPSFHAAVTDLRGF
- the spoVM gene encoding stage V sporulation protein SpoVM; this encodes MRFYTIKLPRFLGGIVKALLGVKR
- the rpmB gene encoding 50S ribosomal protein L28 is translated as MAKRCEVCGKGPQVGNAVSHSHILTKRRWLPNLQSVRVNTNGTVRRMRVCTRCLKGGKIQRAL
- a CDS encoding Asp23/Gls24 family envelope stress response protein, producing the protein MATTITSEFGKITIADDVIATAAGMAALDCYGLAGMAPRRAMRDGISTLLNRENPGRGVDVRSTGEGLTVDLSIVVSYGTRIPEVAANLREKVSYTLREIFGIETERINISVQGVKVLGDR
- a CDS encoding DAK2 domain-containing protein, translated to MLQQDYVDGALFLHLLKAGHDELEKRKDEVNALNVFPVPDGDTGTNMFLTLHTGLEHVLQCSDKDDLPKLAQALSSGLLMGARGNSGVILSQLFRGFQSVFLGRDRSDARQLAQALTQGVQIAYKAVSRPVEGTILTVARESALGADVASRKKDATLVHVMEAAVNRGEQALLHTPDLLPILRQAGVVDSGGQGLLYIYKGFLQALMSEPLLDRSWDDLGFRPAIVRRSEALQLPAIEESAHGEGEFGYCTEFLIRRSDAAQNVEEPLRDALLQLGDSLLVVQTDEWVKVHVHTLHPGAALEVGLSFGSLNGIKIDNMTDQHAKRAGAQMSVSIAQEGAGSPHRAKLALAAVVSGDGIEEIYRGIGIQAIIKGGFTMNPSTEELLTTIERISADQIILLPNHKNVLMAAEQACAVMSGRMHVVPALNMGSGLGAALAFDPERPLFENIERMTEAALRVRFAAITASVRDASYNGHAIGEGDYLALYEGEIAGSNPSRSSLYREVLTNLCEEGVEICTVFYADESLREEAFGEAEILLQAYPEVTFEVHRGGQPIYDYLIAAE
- a CDS encoding ATP-dependent DNA helicase RecG; amino-acid sequence: MNGSSWQSHPLTMIPGVGPARRAALHHLGIHCVADLLHYYPLRYDEDTKEHDFTAEAGTVIAVATVSGEARVRFARGKSLLSLPVVIHQTPMHALFFNQTYLRSQFSVGMTLRLHGRYDPARKTITVTRHERPSKHNALRSITPVYAVSSSISVTTLRQIMSAALRCVWEQLRDVLPGEIITHFRLPSYAEALRMIHFPDTFSDVHQARRRLIFEEFFRYQLHLQLLRDEIASERTTSLDADRFYEGSESFVRALPFQLTDGQRCAIEELSQELIGTSPMRRLLQGDVGSGKTAVAFALAAGLARAGCQTALMAPTAILAEQHYRDAVRMLHPLGVTVALKTSETSESTVSGNPSKRGECTEDLIIGTHTLASPALSYRHLRLAVIDEQHRFGVGIRRALREKGNGTSVLHLSATPIPRSLALTLYGDLAVTTLRERPKDRLPIKTQHVTTSDQTSVFRLLRIELAKGHQAYVVAPRIRPDDVDEEIKSAEKLYEEMVAELGVARVALVHGQMNDKERQHAMREFVAGRTQVLVATSMIEVGVSVLNATVMIVYGAERFGLATLHQLRGRVGRSTYPSYCILVADPAGNTAKARIEALLSSQDGFELAERDLTLRGPGELLGARQSGLPSFAIGDPLTDLRIMEVARDTAESALGDRSFWLLPSYQLLRESVLRELESKME
- a CDS encoding alpha/beta-type small acid-soluble spore protein; the protein is MAAGQHSNSYVAKGVNRAMEQFKYEVAQELGIQTPADGYWGTMLTRDTGAIGGHMTRKLVALAEQQLAGKPF
- the asd gene encoding archaetidylserine decarboxylase (Phosphatidylserine decarboxylase is synthesized as a single chain precursor. Generation of the pyruvoyl active site from a Ser is coupled to cleavage of a Gly-Ser bond between the larger (beta) and smaller (alpha chains). It is an integral membrane protein.), translated to MRRAFLLAFLLALPKRTLSALLGRLMSVSASRRLIPYFIRFYRINVSEIEADPSDYTNLSDFFSRRLALGARSFCGDESTVLSPVDARVASCGKIVNDQAIQVKGKWYSVSELTGMPADRIEGGVYLTLYLSPRDYHRIHAPLPGKILAITHTAGTLYPVNRFGVNSVRKLFLRNERTVTTCQFADFTYYLVSVGAFGVGSIRLTEPFIAPEYPRKHRAKTHTLFCGAHEIERGQEIGYFSLGSTVVLVFEKDQFEETVVQGDVVKAGEPIGRFLALTSLSLS